The genomic window tcatgcaagttcccatTTCTTGGGCAACAGTAATGGATTTTGATTTTGTTAATTTCAAAACCATTCATACTTTTGCAGTCTCTGCTATGATGTTAAAAGGTTATAATAGACTTGAAGAGTAAGATTTGTGATTTACCACTGAAAGTTCGAGGACCTCTGCATGTTTAACTGTAATATATGTTATGTCAGGATGAGTAATTCATTATATCTATTGCTTTGAGAGCAGTCATTATGTTTCTTCTCcaattatatttttgcaattatccaatttttacaattattgatTGATTTAAACATTCGTGTGGTGTATTTTCTGAGTTTTACAGAAATTCATTCTGGAGAAATTCAAAGTTCCAAGAATAGTTTGAGTTGTTTGGGTACTTTCAGAAAATGggtaaattatttgagaaaagtcagtgaaattgaaaattttatatcagcGTAATAACTGAAAAGCTGTAAACTTTGTAATTCATAGCTTTTTCAGATTATGTCAACAAAtggacaaaattaggaaatgaagtagactgtctaaaggcctggttacacggtacattagaatgtacaagattctgtacatttttctgaatggttttctgaacagattcttgtactttctcatggacaagatccacgagtaggtggttacacggttcattttttcggacattttttcgtacattttaaatgcgcaacaaattacttcaacttcaaatataaaccaatggggaacatgcaaacctttttaaaagtactagaacaataagatacttacctcaaatgtacttgccgaaaatttcgcggatgaataatgtttgaATAGTGTTTTGGGGCTTGGGCACTTGACTTTCAGATTAAATTAAACAGAGCTTCTTTGAAATAAGTTCGTTCTTAAGGGGGAAGAAGGctgtaacgccgtcatatttgtgtttattgactttatttttattgataaagttGTTTCTACGGGTGTTTTGGTTGTTGTGGGTTGTTGACTGTGAAAATGAGAAAGATTGTGTCGCGTTAcaaatatatatcaaataaaaagagcattttaaaagtTAAGTTGTTGGAACCAATTCGTATACGCGTgtgatatttccactgaaatctACTAGAGAGCGATAATAGCAAAGGTGGCGTAAcattttcttgtgttccattcttttaCTACCCATagccaatcagtgagatatccaagtcaagcaagatcatatcaaatccaaataactatcggggccgtacgtaaacaaagaagtcgcatatacaagccagatgaaaagaatgtcgttttcgtagtctgccatcaggtgactctgagttctaattgtatgattgtctgaacgaaattagagcaggcattcagaaattcatacattcttacattttgcgtggttacacggtgcattttcgcgttcattctgagattcagacatcctcacattttcttgtacattctcatgtaccgtgtaaccaggccttaataacTTTCACTTATAAATCAGGCATGATCATGATTGTGGACAAGATTTGGTGTTCTATGAGGAATGTATCCCCGCTTCTTTGCAGAACATGTGAAGAGaattgtgataattttttccataaacaatgGCCACTTCCAAGGAATGGGTGTCATTGGCTGTAAACTTATCAATGACAGTTCGCTATTATATCTGTGGCATTTGATATGGCTGTTAAAAATCATACTCATTGAAATTGAAGagccacaaaatattttcgataattaTGTAAAGAAGTGTTATATGGGTTTACTGTGCTCCTGTAATGTAggaaaattcttaatatttttataggcaTCCATCAGAAATGCCACAAAATTGAATCACTGTTATTGTTGAAAAGTGATTAAGTTAGCATATGTTGGTTTTGTCCAGAATATTCAACTTATGATAATgcatttgccattttttatttgaacgtTTAGGATATAAAAATAAGACATTTCCTCACTTTTTAACCTTTCAAATGAGCAAATCCTTTAAGGCCTCTTATTCCATTTTAAATGAGCAATCATTACCCAGAAATGAGATAAGTATTGAGGTATGCTTTCTTTGGTAAAATTAGAAAAGgattttaatgaacaaaaattataGATACTTTTCATTTCCCTTTACATTTTGTCTATATAACACCTTAATTAATGATCAAACAAAGTAGCTACCTTTCTATAATTAAAAACATATGTCATTCAAACATCATCTAGGTGTCATGTCAGCAAGTTTTAGGTTTCATATCAAACTGTGATAATGTTAATGTGGGAATCTTCCTCAGTGCTTCCAGCTCCTGAGAGATCGCAGAGGAAAGCATCATCAGCTTCATACCCGCTGGCTTTAAGAGATGTAAGGACTGATCAAAGTTATGGCCGTCTTCCCCCCTCAAACACAGTGACACTCATTCAGTCCGAGTCTGGAGCATATCATACAGAGGAAGGAAGGAATGTGATTGAtaaagacttggaaaaatgtggtgctTTTCTTGACGATATGTTAAAATTGTGATTATTTCCTAGTGATGGACAGTCTTATACGAAAGACATTCAAGCGTCTAAAATCATTGGAGATGGAACCAGAAAGAGTTTTGTTGGGGTTGGTTGTGATGCACCAGATACCACAGATACCCTTGGCTGTATCGAAAGCAGTGAAAAAACAGAAAGTGGCAATGAGGCGGTCATGGGAGAAAAGGAAGAGATTAGTAATTACTTTACCAAAAATCCAGGGAATAGTTGCAGATCAAACGAAAGTTCATATCATTTCCTCAGCACTAGAGATGGAGTCAACTCCAAAGATGAGGTCAGCAAACACCTGCAAACTAATCCTGATGCCAGAAATTTAGATGGTGATGTTCAATTGTCAGAGGGACAAGATGAGTCTATCAAAGCGAttatatcaaatgaagaaagtgATACTTCATGTCAGCATACAACCTCCAGCAATATAGGAGGGATGAAGATGAAAAGGAAAgggatgaggaaaaaaggaaatgggcCTATTAGAGAAAATTCTGGAATGGGGGAGAGGGAGAGTCTGAGGAAAAATAGGGAAATTAGTACTGTTGATAGGAAACTGTCCCCACAAAATTTATCGTTGAGGTCACACTCTTGTTTTGGAGACCGCCGCGATCGACCATGCGGGAGCTCAATGGAGAGAGTTTACTCGTGCAGTGTGTGCACTGAAACTTTCACTCAAAGAagaaatttcagtgagcacatgcTAACGCACACAAGAGATGAACTATCTCACTATCTCATTATCAGATCTTATTCATGCGAAATGTGTGATAAGTGCTTCTCTAGAAAAGATAAACTAAATGAACACATGCGGACCCACAGACGAGGGAAACCGTATTCATGTGATGTTTGCCGCAAATCCTTCTCTACAAAGAGCTTACTCGTCACACACTGTCGTATACACACAGGAGAGAGACCATTTTCATGCAGCATTTGCTGCAAGTCTTTCAATCAAAGTGCTCACCTCATCCAACACAAGCGTACACACAACGGGGAAAAGCCGTACTCATGTAATGTCTGCAGCAAGACTTTCGCTCGGAGGCGCAACCTGAACGAACACATGCCAATCCACACAGGTGAGAAGCCTTTTTCTTGTGATGTTTGCGGTAAACCCTTCTCTAATAAGAGACGGCTCGTCGTACACTGTCGTACGCactcgggagagaaaccttatgcATGCAGCATTTGCTGCAAGTCTTTCTATCATAGATGGGACATCACCAAACACATGCGCACACACAGCGGGGaaaaacctttttcttgtgaAGTTTGCAGTAAGTCTTTCTCTAGAAAGAAACAGCTCGTAGAGCACTGTCGAATACACACAGGGGAGAGCCCTTTTTCATGCAGCATTTGCTGCAAGTCTTCCAACGAATGTTCTCACCTCATCCAACACAAACGTACACACAACGGGGAAAAGCCGTATTCATGTAATATCTGCAGCAAGTCTTTTGCCAAGAGGTTCACCCTGGACGAACACATGCGAATCCACACAGGTGAGAAGCCTTTTTCTTGTGAAGTTTGCGGTAAAACCTTCTCTAGAAAGAACGTCCTGGTCACACACTCCCGTATACACAGCGGAGACAGACCGTTTTCATGCAGCATTTGCTGCAAGTCTTTCAATCAAAGTTCTAACCTCATCCAACACAAACGTACACACAACGGGGAAAAGCCGTATTCATGTAATGTCTGCAGCAGGTCTTTTGCCAAGAGGTTCACCCTGGACGAGCACATGCGAATCCACACTGGCGAGAAGCCCTATTCTTGTGATGTTTGCAGTAAGTCCTTCTCTACAAAGAAGCAGctcgtcgtacactgtcgcatgcACTCGGGAGAGAGACGTTTTTCATGTAGCATATGCCGCAAGTCTTTCTATCAGAGATATGACCTCACCATTCACATGTACACGCACAACGGAGAAAAGCCGTATTCGTGTAATGTCTGCAGTAAGGCTTTCATTTGGAAGGGCCTCCTGAACGAACACATGCAAACCCACACaggagaaaaacgtttttcttgtGAAGTTTGCAGtaagtctttcaatagaaagAAACATCTCGCAAAACACTGTCGTACATACACAGGAGAGAGACCTTATGCATGCAGCATTTGCTGCAAGTCCTTCAATCAAAGTTCTCACCTCATCCAACACAAGCGTACACACAACGGGGAAAAGCCGTACTCATGTAATGTCTGCAGCGAGTCTTTCGCTCGGAGTTGCAGCCTGCGCGAACACGTGCGAATCCACACAGgtgagaagcctttttcatgtgaAGTTTGCGGTAAGTCTTTCTCTGGAAAGAGCAACTTCGTCTTGCACTGTCGTACACACACAGGAGAGAGACCTTATGCATGCAGCATTTGCTGCAAGTCCTTCAATCAAAGTTCTGACCTCACCAAACACAGACGTATACATACAGGGGAAAAGCCTTATTCATGCAACATATGCTCTAAGCGTTTCCCTCAAAGTAGTAACCTCGCCGAACACATGCATACACACACGGCAGCGACACCCTTTTCATGTGATGTCTGCAACAAGTCTTTCGCTCAGAGGCGCAGCCTGCACGAACACGTGCGAATCCACACAGgcgaga from Ischnura elegans chromosome 13 unlocalized genomic scaffold, ioIscEleg1.1 SUPER_13_unloc_3, whole genome shotgun sequence includes these protein-coding regions:
- the LOC124172906 gene encoding zinc finger protein 271-like, which produces MGEKEEISNYFTKNPGNSCRSNESSYHFLSTRDGVNSKDEVSKHLQTNPDARNLDGDVQLSEGQDESIKAIISNEESDTSCQHTTSSNIGGMKMKRKGMRKKGNGPIRENSGMGERESLRKNREISTVDRKLSPQNLSLRSHSCFGDRRDRPCGSSMERVYSCSVCTETFTQRRNFSEHMLTHTRDELSHYLIIRSYSCEMCDKCFSRKDKLNEHMRTHRRGKPYSCDVCRKSFSTKSLLVTHCRIHTGERPFSCSICCKSFNQSAHLIQHKRTHNGEKPYSCNVCSKTFARRRNLNEHMPIHTGEKPFSCDVCGKPFSNKRRLVVHCRTHSGEKPYACSICCKSFYHRWDITKHMRTHSGEKPFSCEVCSKSFSRKKQLVEHCRIHTGESPFSCSICCKSSNECSHLIQHKRTHNGEKPYSCNICSKSFAKRFTLDEHMRIHTGEKPFSCEVCGKTFSRKNVLVTHSRIHSGDRPFSCSICCKSFNQSSNLIQHKRTHNGEKPYSCNVCSRSFAKRFTLDEHMRIHTGEKPYSCDVCSKSFSTKKQLVVHCRMHSGERRFSCSICRKSFYQRYDLTIHMYTHNGEKPYSCNVCSKAFIWKGLLNEHMQTHTGEKRFSCEVCSKSFNRKKHLAKHCRTYTGERPYACSICCKSFNQSSHLIQHKRTHNGEKPYSCNVCSESFARSCSLREHVRIHTGEKPFSCEVCGKSFSGKSNFVLHCRTHTGERPYACSICCKSFNQSSDLTKHRRIHTGEKPYSCNICSKRFPQSSNLAEHMHTHTAATPFSCDVCNKSFAQRRSLHEHVRIHTGEKPFSCEICSKSFSTKRQLLTHCRTHSGEKPYACSICCKSFCQSSDLIRHKRTHTGEKPYSCNICSKAFARKGHLNVHMRTHTGEKPFSCEVCSKSFSTKKQLVIHCRIHTG